In Paroedura picta isolate Pp20150507F chromosome 6, Ppicta_v3.0, whole genome shotgun sequence, one genomic interval encodes:
- the LOC143840306 gene encoding F-box only protein 36-like isoform X1, with amino-acid sequence MSSLLQDKLYEVHMQAPPPSKDFHHLTITKNEVIWKSWRISFRPNQERNCPKEVKKLHKDFGMDEQLQKQLQSIFGKKMLDYVLNLCQGHYDFLIRMPENLIIHILSFLTVEDIEQLSKTCKRFRQLCNTEEFWGRIKQLQDKYTLDAQTIRFPTHKRLVNFSQRPGYLKQMQRRQTTFF; translated from the exons ATGTCTTCTCTACTGCAGGATAAATTGTATGAAGTTCACATGCAGGCACCTCCCCCTAGCAAAGACTTCCATCACTTGACAATTACAAAAAACgag GTTATCTGGAAATCATGGAGAATCTCTTTTCGACCTAATCAAGAAAGAAATTGCCCAAAAGAAGTGAAAAAACTTCATAAAGATTTTGGCATGGATGAACAATTACAGA AGCAACTACAAAGCATCTTTGGAAAGAAAATGTTAGATTATGTTCTCAACTTGTGTCAAGGACATTATGATTTCCTTATTCGAATGCCTGAGAATTTGATCATACACATCTTGTCATTTCTCACCGTGGAGGATATTGAACAATTGTCAAAAACATGTAAAAGGTTTCGCCAG TTGTGCAACACGGAGGAATTTTGGGGAAGAATAAAACAACTGCAAGATAAATACACTCTTGATGCCCAAACAATCAGGTTTCCAACTCATAAGAGGCTGGTGAATTTCAGCCAAAGACCAGGCTATCTGAAACAGATGCAGAGAAGACagactacatttttttaa
- the LOC143840306 gene encoding F-box only protein 36-like isoform X2, translated as MQAPPPSKDFHHLTITKNEVIWKSWRISFRPNQERNCPKEVKKLHKDFGMDEQLQKQLQSIFGKKMLDYVLNLCQGHYDFLIRMPENLIIHILSFLTVEDIEQLSKTCKRFRQLCNTEEFWGRIKQLQDKYTLDAQTIRFPTHKRLVNFSQRPGYLKQMQRRQTTFF; from the exons ATGCAGGCACCTCCCCCTAGCAAAGACTTCCATCACTTGACAATTACAAAAAACgag GTTATCTGGAAATCATGGAGAATCTCTTTTCGACCTAATCAAGAAAGAAATTGCCCAAAAGAAGTGAAAAAACTTCATAAAGATTTTGGCATGGATGAACAATTACAGA AGCAACTACAAAGCATCTTTGGAAAGAAAATGTTAGATTATGTTCTCAACTTGTGTCAAGGACATTATGATTTCCTTATTCGAATGCCTGAGAATTTGATCATACACATCTTGTCATTTCTCACCGTGGAGGATATTGAACAATTGTCAAAAACATGTAAAAGGTTTCGCCAG TTGTGCAACACGGAGGAATTTTGGGGAAGAATAAAACAACTGCAAGATAAATACACTCTTGATGCCCAAACAATCAGGTTTCCAACTCATAAGAGGCTGGTGAATTTCAGCCAAAGACCAGGCTATCTGAAACAGATGCAGAGAAGACagactacatttttttaa
- the CHAMP1 gene encoding chromosome alignment-maintaining phosphoprotein 1 — MCSVLQAERKMDVLKILRKPAESLECDHCSFRGSDYENVQIHMGTIHPEFCDEMDTAGLGKLIFYQKSAKLFHCHKCFFTSKMYCNVYYHITAQHAMQDKWNEERKELLDSESLKKPLSVGSPKPSVSPESQKPSLSPECQKPALAEPVKADNGLSPKMQKAIPVPSVEQPKVVPVVCPEPQKPVSVLAAEPPKPAPVLSSEPLQSVPSLSPELQKPAIIEPSEPPKPVSTMSPEPQKSASAIGTEAQKLLAAVQAEPHISAAEPEKPTMQVSMEPQKLIPPVSPELQKSALPSPPSLAVSEAQKFSPAASPEPRRHSPAVSPEPKKLASALPSESRRHIPQMRRPTSALSPEPWKTETAISADHWRPPTIPDPRRPAPSTSHEQQKCSINMSPWSSKPSSSMSLESRRPISDSRRPAPMMSTEPQKFVTDPCKSSSLPDSQKTSLASSEPWKPISSVYPEGWKPVLSPDTWRPSPPPPPPMPAELQKPGPPMSPDLWKPSFFPEQRKPTPVSPDPWKFSSEPRKSTFLQEAPKPSPFVSPDFQKRGFFSEPRKRALYPEPKKPVPPVAADIQKRLFFHETHMSFPEVQKHALYSESHRPTPVSPEAPKHAFFTEPQKHFAVSPEIQEHVPLSEPQKPPILSHEMLKLPVTSEIQKPLLGSPEKQRPIFFTEPPRCSPELQKQPPSVASDEKQVLSSEIPKPMPLVSSEVSKTTASEFSQPSAPDFSELQACSEPSSKDFLTENPEDESPFSGLLAPKEQPVQNKESAEDDLYTCPKKKAKKENPEASSAELNSSDSGNTEMDTSEVKEQDSLSDQEQFDPESSDLSKETKTDATTTTQPQCVLQFTEEKEAFISEEEIAKYMKRGKGKYYCKICCCRAMKKGAVLHHLVNKHNVQSPFKCDICGKAFLLESHLKNHVAAHGQSLLKCPRCSFESNFPRGFKKHLTHCQSRHNEEANKKQLDTTEPPSQSYPNEEASKIPVDGPEPLSESLTEPLNEQKQ; from the coding sequence ATGTGCAGTGTGCTGCAAGCTGAGAGGAAAATGGACGTGTTGAAGATCCTGCGTAAACCAGCAGAGAGCTTAGAATGCGATCACTGCAGTTTCAGAGGCTCTGACTACGAAAATGTACAGATACACATGGGTACCATCCACCCTGAGTTTTGCGATGAAATGGATACTGCTGGCTTGGGGAAACTTATCTTTTACCAGAAAAGCGCGAAATTATTCCATTGCCACAAATGCTTTTTTACCAGCAAGATGTACTGTAATGTTTATTATCACATTACGGCACAACATGCCATGCAAGACAAATGGAACGAAGAGCGGAAAGAGTTGTTAGACTCGGAATCCCTGAAAAAACCTCTATCTGTGGGGTCTCCAAAGCCTTCAGTGTCTCCAGAGTCACAAAAACCCTCCCTGTCTCCTGAGTGTCAGAAGCCTGCCCTTGCTGAACCCGTCAAGGCTGATAATGGTTTATCTCCCAAGATGCAAAAGGCCATTCCAGTTCCATCTGTGGAGCAACCGAAAGTTGTTCCAGTTGTGTGTCCAGAACCACAGAAACCTGTCTCTGTTCTAGCTGCAGAGCCTCCAAAGCCTGCTCCGGTACTGTCGTCAGAACCACTGCAGTCAGTTCCTTCTTTGTCTCCAGAACTACAGAAACCTGCCATAATTGAGCCCTCCGAGCCACCAAAGCCTGTCTCCACTATGTCCCCAGAGCCACAGAAATCTGCTTCAGCTATAGGCACTGAGGCTCAAAAGCTCCTCGCTGCTGTACAGGCAGAACCACATATCTCTGCGGCAGAGCCAGAGAAACCGACAATGCAGGTATCCATGGAGCCACAGAAATTAATTCCACCTGTATCCCCAGAACTTCAGAAATCTGCACTGCCTTCCCCTCCATCTCTGGCTGTATCTGAAGCGCAGAAATTTTCTCCAGCTGCGTCTCCTGAGCCCCGCAGGCATTCTCCAGCTGTGTCCCCGGAACCAAAGAAGCTTGCCAGTGCTTTGCCCTCAGAATCGCGCAGGCATATTCCTCAGATGCGGAGACCCACTTCAGCACTTTCCCCCGAGCCTTGGAAAACAGAAACTGCAATTTCTGCAGATcactggagacctcccactattcCAGATCCCCGGAGGCCTGCCCCTAGTACCTCTCATGAACAACAGAAGTGCTCTATTAATATGTCCCCCTGGTCTTCAAAACCTTCCTCATCCATGTCACTTGAATCCAGAAGGCCTATCTCAGATTCCCGAAGGCCAGCCCCTATGATGTCCACAGAGCCTCAGAAGTTTGTGACAGACCCTTGTAAATCAAGCTCCTTACCTGATAGCCAGAAAACTAGTCTTGCTTCCTCAGAACCTTGGAAACCCATTTCATCAGTTTATCCTGAAGGTTGGAAGCCAGTTTTATCTCCTGACACGTGGAGGCCATcaccacctccacctcctccaaTGCCAGCTGAACTCCAAAAGCCTGGTCCTCCTATGTCACCCGATCTTTGGaagccttccttctttcctgagCAACGTAAACCAACTCCTGTATCACCTGATCCCTGGAAATTCTCCTCTGAGCCTCGAAAATCTACTTTCTTGCAAGAGGCTCCAAAACCCAGTCCTTTTGTCTCCCCAGACTTTCAGAAGCGTGGATTTTTTTCTGAACCTCGAAAACGGGCCTTGTATCCTGAGCCCAAAAAACCTGTTCCTCCTGTTGCTGCTGATATACAAAAGCGACTCTTCTTCCATGAAACTCATATGTCTTTTCCTGAAGTTCAAAAACATGCCCTCTATTCTGAATCTCATAGACCTACTCCTGTTTCTCCTGAAGCCCCAAAACATGCCTTCTTCACAGAACCTCAGAAACATTTTGCTGTTTCCCCTGAAATACAAGAGCACGTTCCTTTATCAGAACCTCAGAAACCACCTATTCTTTCTCATGAAATGCTGAAACTTCCTGTAACTTCTGAAATCCAGAAGCCACTTCTTGGTTCTCCTGAGAAACAAAGACCGATTTTCTTTACAGAACCCCCAAGATGTTCTCCTGAACTCCAGAAACAACCTCCTTCTGTGGCTTCCGATGAGAAGCAAGTTCTCAGTTCTGAGATCCCCAAACCCATGCCTCTTGTTTCCTCTGAAGTCAGCAAAACAACTGCCTCTGAGTTTAGCCAGCCTTCTGCTCCTGACTTTTCAGAGTTGCAGGCCTGTTCTGAACCTAGTAGTAAAGATTTCTTAACTGAAAATCCCGAAGATGAGAGTCCTTTCAGTGGCCTGTTAGCTCCCAAAGAACAGCCTGTGCAAAATAAGGAATCTGCAGAAGATGATTTGTATACTTGTCCAAAGAAGAAAGCCaagaaagaaaacccagaagcTTCTAGTGCAGAGCTAAATAGCAGCGACAGTGGAAACACTGAGATGGATACGTCAGAGGTGAAAGAGCAGGATTCCCTCAGCGATCAGGAACAGTTTGATCCAGAATCATCTGATCTCAGTAAAGAGACTAAGACTGATGCGACAACTACAACACAGCCTCAGTGTGTGCTGCAGTTTACAGAAGAGAAGGAAGCGTTTATCTCAGAAGAAGAAATAGCAAAGTACATGAAACGTGGCAAAGGCAAATATTATTGCAAAATTTGTTGCTGCCGAGCTATGAAAAAGGGTGCTGTGTTGCATCATTTAGTCAACAAGCATAATGTCCAAAGCCCATTTAAGTGTGACATTTGTGGGAAGGCTTTTCTCTTGGAATCTCACCTGAAAAATCATGTTGCTGCTCACGGTCAGAGTCTGCTTAAATGTCCGCGCTGCAGTTTTGAGTCAAATTTCCCCAGAGGCTTTAAGAAACATTTGACCCATTGCCAAAGCCGTCATAATGAAGAAGCCAATAAGAAACAGCTGGATACCACTGAGCCACCTAGCCAGAGTTATCCCAATGAAGAGGCCAGTAAGATACCCGTGGATGGCCCTGAACCATTGAGTGAATCGCTTACTGAGCCACTTAATGAACAAAAGcagtga